One region of Candidatus Acidiferrales bacterium genomic DNA includes:
- a CDS encoding DUF6632 domain-containing protein, with amino-acid sequence MNENTSVKALRIALVLVGIIFIVGIYPLTIVWPAGWAWHLSGRSMYLEMILGVYATLGVFLLSAARQPFRNLSLIWFTVWSSIVHGGIMAVQAFQFPEHRGHLYGDVPALIVVAFVLAILTAQATKATPQAAH; translated from the coding sequence ATGAACGAAAATACCAGCGTCAAGGCTCTTCGCATCGCGCTTGTTCTCGTGGGGATCATCTTCATTGTGGGCATCTATCCTTTGACGATTGTCTGGCCGGCGGGATGGGCCTGGCACTTGAGCGGTCGCTCGATGTACCTGGAGATGATTCTGGGCGTTTACGCTACGCTCGGCGTGTTTCTCCTTTCCGCCGCAAGACAGCCGTTCCGCAACTTGAGTCTCATCTGGTTCACCGTTTGGTCCAGCATCGTGCACGGCGGCATCATGGCCGTTCAGGCATTTCAATTCCCTGAGCATCGCGGGCATTTGTACGGCGACGTTCCGGCCCTGATCGTGGTCGCGTTCGTGCTCGCCATTCTAACTGCGCAGGCAACGAAAGCCACACCGCAGGCGGCGCATTAG
- a CDS encoding PilZ domain-containing protein yields MGSREDRRSDRISVSFSLDVAGVDAENRPFTETARTIVVNRHGALLTLKHRLQMEQELTVRRRHADGTHRETQVRVVARDREGPDGFGYGVAFVDQKLDFWGIGFPSPEQAAEAVVRLLVECTHCRSQELAYLDSRELKEFETNHLFARQCRVCEAPTIWKQPLESMHQSRTAESRSDAIPAPSSTPERETTRYDTRLTACVRQDMGTEEMAVCENVSRQGIAFRSRNKYAEGAQIEVAVPYTPGMANVFVPAVVVHVRALPTAGLFRHGVRYLRKEQ; encoded by the coding sequence ATGGGCTCGCGCGAGGATCGGCGAAGCGACCGCATCTCGGTTTCTTTTTCTCTGGATGTTGCGGGAGTCGACGCCGAGAACCGGCCGTTCACGGAGACGGCACGGACCATTGTGGTGAACCGTCACGGCGCGCTGCTGACACTCAAGCATCGTCTGCAGATGGAGCAGGAATTGACCGTCCGGCGCCGGCACGCGGACGGGACGCATCGCGAAACGCAAGTTCGCGTGGTGGCGCGCGACCGGGAAGGACCGGATGGGTTCGGCTATGGCGTGGCGTTTGTGGACCAGAAATTGGATTTCTGGGGAATCGGGTTCCCCTCGCCGGAGCAAGCGGCGGAAGCCGTCGTGCGATTGCTGGTGGAATGCACGCACTGCCGGAGCCAAGAGCTGGCCTATTTGGATTCACGCGAGCTGAAGGAATTCGAAACCAATCATCTCTTCGCACGGCAATGCCGGGTCTGCGAGGCGCCGACGATCTGGAAGCAACCGCTCGAATCGATGCACCAGAGCCGCACGGCGGAGTCGCGGAGCGACGCCATACCCGCGCCAAGCTCAACGCCGGAACGAGAAACGACGCGCTACGATACGAGATTGACCGCATGTGTGCGGCAGGATATGGGCACGGAAGAAATGGCGGTTTGCGAAAATGTTTCGCGGCAGGGGATCGCGTTTCGCAGCCGGAATAAATACGCGGAGGGCGCACAGATCGAAGTGGCTGTGCCCTACACACCAGGGATGGCAAATGTGTTCGTGCCCGCGGTGGTAGTGCACGTGAGAGCGCTGCCGACGGCGGGACTGTTTCGCCATGGCGTGAGATACCTGCGAAAAGAGCAGTAA
- a CDS encoding AI-2E family transporter, whose amino-acid sequence MATETILHKRLGAALFYGFIALVAYFVYLVFQPFLAPLCWAAVLVVVFDPLNRLLKRRWGKTRAAAACTVLVTLLLILPAIGVAMAFIHQGLQAAGAVQQEINNGGFEKVNRAWIWLAQHAPGQTPESLSQMLHRAIEAVAEFLASQVGAILKNVAIFLFDLAVTLLAMFYLFRDNEELMERVRQLLPFERGSREEMLGKSRDLIFASVTSTLLAAVLHGLGGGAGFAIVGISAPVFWGVAMAFLSLLPVVGDLVIWIPAMIDLIVTGHWGKAIFLAAMLAAVVGVADNVIRPWLISGRAQLSGLLVFISVLGGIAVFGMLGIVLGPIVVATAASVLELYAHRKPNIGEGTA is encoded by the coding sequence TTGGCAACAGAGACGATATTGCACAAGCGGCTCGGAGCGGCGCTTTTTTATGGTTTCATTGCGCTGGTGGCGTATTTCGTTTATTTGGTGTTTCAGCCGTTTCTCGCGCCGCTGTGCTGGGCTGCTGTGCTTGTCGTGGTGTTTGACCCGCTGAACCGGCTGCTAAAGAGACGATGGGGGAAAACGCGAGCGGCCGCGGCGTGTACGGTGCTCGTCACTTTGCTGCTCATTCTGCCGGCAATTGGTGTCGCCATGGCATTCATTCACCAAGGGCTGCAAGCGGCAGGGGCTGTGCAGCAGGAGATCAATAACGGCGGATTCGAGAAGGTGAATCGAGCATGGATCTGGCTGGCGCAACATGCTCCTGGCCAGACGCCAGAAAGCCTTTCGCAGATGCTGCACCGCGCGATCGAGGCCGTGGCCGAATTTCTGGCCTCTCAGGTCGGCGCAATACTGAAGAACGTCGCGATTTTCCTGTTTGATCTCGCGGTGACGCTCCTGGCGATGTTTTATCTCTTCCGCGACAACGAAGAGCTGATGGAGCGCGTCCGGCAACTGCTGCCGTTTGAGCGCGGGTCGCGCGAGGAGATGCTTGGCAAATCGCGGGATTTGATCTTTGCCAGCGTGACTTCGACTTTGCTCGCCGCTGTGCTGCATGGCCTGGGAGGCGGAGCGGGGTTTGCGATTGTGGGAATTTCGGCGCCCGTCTTTTGGGGCGTGGCGATGGCATTTCTTTCGCTGCTGCCGGTTGTCGGCGACCTGGTGATCTGGATACCGGCGATGATCGATCTGATCGTGACAGGGCATTGGGGAAAGGCGATTTTCCTTGCGGCGATGCTGGCAGCGGTGGTGGGCGTGGCGGACAACGTCATACGGCCTTGGCTGATCAGCGGACGAGCGCAATTGAGCGGGCTGCTGGTGTTCATCAGCGTTCTTGGCGGAATCGCCGTATTTGGAATGCTGGGGATTGTGCTGGGGCCGATCGTGGTGGCGACTGCGGCGAGCGTGCTGGAACTTTATGCGCACAGGAAGCCCAACATCGGTGAAGGAACAGCTTGA
- a CDS encoding type II CAAX endopeptidase family protein, with protein sequence MPKLIRRTFIAPDGKLRAIWRAAIYYVAVRWILAILWDRPYTAIADWLHISSGISAAGDVLLEAAVFIAAFLVTGAFALYERRRVDSYGLSISRALRRETLEGFILGMIVPGAIALGMILFGGMQIKGLALSGTALLLSAFAWLIAEICVGIAEEFMFRSYLQQTLWKSIGFWPSATVIALIFAGEHYFFKTGENIWDVIQLISFSLLLSYSMLRTGTLWFAVGFHAAFDYMQLFVIGTPNGADIPAGRLLNVQFNGPAWLTGGALGTEASFLMFPVMALVWFFVWWRFRKNAPLQI encoded by the coding sequence ATGCCGAAACTGATTCGACGGACTTTCATCGCGCCCGATGGGAAACTTCGCGCGATCTGGCGCGCCGCAATCTACTACGTCGCCGTGCGCTGGATTTTAGCCATACTTTGGGACCGGCCATACACCGCCATTGCAGATTGGCTGCACATCAGTTCTGGAATATCTGCCGCTGGCGACGTCTTGCTTGAGGCGGCGGTATTCATCGCGGCATTTCTTGTGACCGGCGCATTCGCGCTCTATGAGCGCCGCCGCGTCGATAGTTATGGGCTTTCTATCTCTCGCGCACTGAGGCGGGAAACTCTGGAAGGATTCATTCTCGGAATGATTGTGCCCGGGGCGATCGCGCTGGGAATGATTTTGTTTGGCGGAATGCAGATCAAAGGGCTGGCCCTCAGCGGCACAGCATTGCTGCTTTCTGCGTTCGCATGGCTCATTGCAGAAATCTGTGTAGGCATCGCGGAAGAATTCATGTTTCGATCTTATCTGCAGCAGACGCTGTGGAAGAGCATCGGCTTCTGGCCTTCCGCCACAGTGATCGCGCTCATTTTTGCCGGTGAACATTATTTCTTCAAAACCGGTGAAAACATCTGGGACGTAATCCAACTGATCTCATTCAGTCTGCTGCTGAGCTACAGCATGTTGCGCACAGGCACGTTGTGGTTTGCTGTGGGTTTTCACGCCGCTTTCGACTACATGCAACTCTTTGTCATTGGCACGCCGAATGGCGCGGATATTCCCGCTGGGCGGCTGCTGAACGTTCAATTCAACGGACCCGCATGGCTGACCGGCGGCGCGCTTGGCACCGAAGCAAGTTTTCTGATGTTCCCTGTGATGGCGCTCGTATGGTTTTTTGTTTGGTGGCGTTTTCGAAAGAATGCGCCGCTTCAGATTTAG
- a CDS encoding Xaa-Pro peptidase family protein, which translates to MLSRRRFFQLGGLAASLPLASRWLPAQENAGCAPLPASIANLKSMRDQAQPITVAERQERVEKARRLMRANHIDAMVLIGGSSLKYFANIDWWLSERSFFLIVPAKGEAFFVCPGFEEDRAREQINRGPFAGNPDMRIWQENESPYERAAQGLHDRGIASGRLGIEETVWFVYSDGIAHAAPQATFTSATPVTAGCRAHKTDHEIALLQLANTVTWNAYKAAWEALKPGMTQNDFSRMVSQAHDQLGFKGDAGVQVGPYSALPHGSIEPQKVEEGTILLMDGGCTVEGYHSDISRTFVIGKPADKMQKVFDIVHRAQSAALAQARPGVEAQSVDAAARKVIEDAGYGPGYKYFGHRLGHGIGMDDHEWYYLVGGDTIKLEPRMSFSDEPGVYIRGEFGVRLEDCIHITEDGAKMFTPQSPSLEHPFET; encoded by the coding sequence ATGCTGAGCCGCCGAAGATTTTTTCAACTCGGAGGATTGGCCGCGAGCCTGCCGCTGGCGTCGCGATGGCTTCCGGCGCAGGAGAATGCAGGGTGCGCGCCGCTGCCGGCGTCGATTGCGAATTTGAAGTCGATGCGCGATCAGGCACAGCCGATCACGGTGGCGGAAAGACAGGAACGCGTCGAGAAAGCGCGACGGCTGATGCGAGCGAACCATATCGATGCGATGGTGCTGATCGGCGGGTCGTCGCTGAAATATTTTGCGAATATTGACTGGTGGCTGAGCGAGCGGTCATTTTTCCTGATTGTGCCGGCGAAGGGCGAGGCGTTTTTCGTTTGCCCGGGATTCGAGGAGGACCGCGCACGGGAACAGATCAACCGCGGGCCGTTCGCGGGGAATCCGGACATGCGCATCTGGCAAGAAAACGAGAGCCCGTATGAACGCGCGGCGCAAGGGTTGCACGATCGCGGAATCGCGAGCGGACGGCTGGGAATCGAGGAGACGGTGTGGTTCGTATACAGCGACGGAATCGCGCACGCGGCACCGCAGGCAACGTTCACGAGCGCGACACCTGTGACGGCGGGCTGCCGGGCACACAAGACAGATCATGAAATTGCGCTGCTGCAACTGGCGAATACGGTGACGTGGAACGCGTACAAGGCGGCGTGGGAAGCGCTGAAGCCGGGGATGACGCAGAACGATTTTTCGCGCATGGTGTCGCAAGCGCACGATCAATTGGGATTCAAAGGAGACGCCGGCGTGCAAGTGGGGCCGTATTCGGCGCTGCCGCACGGATCGATCGAGCCACAAAAAGTGGAAGAAGGAACGATTCTGCTGATGGATGGCGGCTGTACGGTGGAGGGATACCATTCGGACATCAGCCGGACGTTCGTGATCGGAAAACCGGCAGACAAGATGCAAAAAGTTTTCGACATCGTGCACCGGGCGCAGTCTGCGGCGCTGGCGCAGGCGCGGCCGGGCGTGGAAGCGCAATCGGTGGACGCGGCGGCGCGAAAAGTGATCGAGGATGCGGGATACGGGCCGGGGTACAAATATTTTGGCCACCGATTGGGGCACGGAATCGGAATGGACGACCACGAATGGTATTACCTGGTCGGCGGCGACACGATAAAGCTCGAGCCGCGGATGAGCTTCAGCGACGAACCGGGGGTTTACATCCGCGGAGAATTCGGCGTGCGGCTGGAAGATTGCATACACATCACCGAAGATGGCGCGAAGATGTTCACGCCGCAGAGCCCATCGCTCGAACACCCGTTCGAGACATAG
- a CDS encoding PadR family transcriptional regulator → MHRDEIPPGTLYLMILKTLARRRELHGYEIAKTIQQNSEDVLQVEEGSLYPALQRMLVKGWVKASWGATAENRRARFYRLTPLGRKQLEIEQSQFERVVNAITRVIQTA, encoded by the coding sequence ATGCATCGCGATGAAATTCCCCCCGGCACTCTCTATCTCATGATCTTGAAAACGCTCGCCCGCCGCCGCGAGCTGCACGGCTACGAAATCGCCAAAACCATCCAGCAAAATTCCGAAGACGTCCTGCAGGTCGAGGAAGGCTCGCTCTATCCCGCGCTCCAGCGCATGCTTGTCAAAGGCTGGGTGAAGGCGTCCTGGGGCGCGACGGCGGAAAATCGCCGTGCGCGCTTTTACCGATTGACGCCGCTCGGTCGCAAGCAACTCGAGATCGAGCAATCGCAATTTGAACGCGTCGTGAACGCCATCACCCGCGTGATTCAGACCGCGTGA
- a CDS encoding ABC transporter permease: MNWFAQFSRRLSMLLRRAQFDRELDEEMRLHIELREKEHAETGLPPEEAHMTAKKHFGNLLALREVSHDSWGWSWLEHLSQDVRFAFRMFAKNPGFTAIAILTLALGIGANTAIFSVVYGVLLRPLPYQNPPRLIVLHETTPRVGNVSVSYPNFLDWRAQSHMFSQMAAVYSVGFDLSGVAQPESISGEAVSPNFLSMLGVHPILGRDFDPSEEKSGTAPVVLLSYQLWQSHLGGDRNAVGRTISLDGRSFTIIGVLPPDFFSVDKTDVMEPIGVWITGHSEAAAERGDRGDMVVMGRLAPNATFEQARAEMEGVAARLAREYPAANDQCSVALMSIRDAFVSDARPAILVLFAAVMFVLLIACANVANLFLVRGAARTKEIALRIAFGAGRGRIIRQMLTESFVLACLGGILGLALAFAGIQGIAKLIPMDMLSGASVSLNGAVLFFAAGVVVLAAFIFGLAPALHSTKPDIQTELKEGGRTATVGASQNRLRGILAIAEISLALILLVGAGLMMKSLYNLMNVNPGFRPDRVLTMEMDLRTQQYAKDPAVLNFWQQVLDRVRALPGVESAAVGTVVPLTDNHNRADITIEGMPVLKPGSYPHPDYHDVSSDYLRTLGIPLLRGRTFTDADNENAALVGMINQKLAREYFPNEDPIGKRFMSGHLDPMGKNPPKWITIVGEVGDTKLYGLANPARLEVYLPYRQEANNDMNLLVKSSVDPAALMKSIRAAIASIDKDQPIFAISTMNQLVSDSVSTRRITLVLLGLFSALALILAAIGIYGVISYSVAQRTHEIGIRIALGAQRSDVLRMVLKQGIKIALVGVAIGFAVSIGLTRLMASLLFSASADDPATFAGAAILLALVALFACYIPARRALRVDPMIALRYE, from the coding sequence ATGAACTGGTTCGCTCAATTCTCCCGTCGGCTCTCGATGCTTCTCCGGCGCGCGCAGTTCGATCGCGAACTCGACGAAGAAATGCGCCTGCACATCGAACTCCGCGAAAAAGAACACGCCGAGACCGGGCTTCCGCCAGAGGAGGCGCACATGACCGCGAAAAAACATTTTGGAAATCTCCTCGCTCTACGCGAAGTGAGTCATGATTCCTGGGGCTGGTCCTGGCTCGAGCATTTGTCGCAAGACGTGCGCTTCGCTTTTCGCATGTTTGCGAAGAATCCCGGCTTTACCGCTATCGCCATCCTCACGCTCGCTCTCGGCATCGGCGCCAACACCGCAATTTTTTCGGTGGTTTATGGCGTGCTCCTCCGGCCTCTGCCTTACCAGAACCCGCCCCGCTTGATCGTGCTTCACGAGACGACGCCAAGGGTCGGAAACGTCAGCGTCTCGTATCCAAATTTCCTCGATTGGCGTGCGCAGAGCCATATGTTCTCACAGATGGCTGCGGTTTATAGCGTTGGATTCGATCTCTCGGGCGTCGCGCAGCCGGAAAGCATCAGCGGTGAAGCCGTCTCACCGAATTTTCTTTCCATGCTCGGCGTGCACCCGATTCTTGGCCGTGATTTCGATCCCTCGGAAGAAAAATCTGGAACCGCGCCGGTCGTGCTGCTGAGTTATCAGCTCTGGCAATCGCATCTTGGCGGGGACCGCAACGCTGTCGGCCGCACCATTTCGCTCGATGGCCGCAGTTTCACGATCATTGGCGTCTTGCCGCCGGATTTCTTCTCTGTCGATAAAACGGACGTTATGGAACCGATCGGCGTCTGGATCACCGGCCATTCTGAAGCAGCCGCCGAGCGTGGCGATCGTGGCGACATGGTCGTGATGGGGAGACTCGCGCCAAACGCGACTTTCGAGCAGGCGCGCGCCGAGATGGAAGGAGTCGCGGCGCGCCTGGCTAGGGAATATCCCGCGGCGAACGACCAGTGCAGCGTCGCGCTCATGTCCATCCGCGACGCGTTCGTGAGCGATGCGCGGCCGGCAATCCTTGTCCTCTTCGCTGCTGTGATGTTTGTTCTTTTGATCGCTTGCGCAAACGTCGCGAATCTATTCTTGGTTCGCGGCGCTGCTCGCACCAAGGAAATTGCCCTGCGCATCGCATTCGGTGCCGGCCGTGGTCGCATCATTCGTCAAATGTTGACGGAAAGTTTTGTTCTCGCCTGTCTCGGTGGCATTTTGGGGCTGGCTCTCGCGTTTGCCGGCATTCAAGGGATCGCGAAGTTGATTCCCATGGATATGCTTTCCGGCGCATCCGTAAGTTTGAACGGCGCGGTGCTCTTCTTTGCGGCGGGAGTCGTCGTGCTCGCCGCATTTATTTTCGGTCTCGCGCCTGCGCTGCATTCGACAAAACCGGATATTCAAACGGAATTGAAAGAAGGTGGACGAACGGCGACCGTAGGGGCAAGCCAAAATCGCCTGCGCGGCATTCTCGCCATTGCCGAAATTTCTCTCGCGCTGATTCTCCTCGTCGGCGCGGGCTTGATGATGAAAAGTTTGTACAACCTGATGAACGTAAATCCGGGCTTTCGGCCCGACCGCGTTCTGACAATGGAAATGGATTTGCGGACACAGCAATATGCGAAAGATCCCGCGGTCCTGAATTTCTGGCAGCAAGTTCTCGATCGCGTGCGCGCTCTGCCGGGCGTCGAGAGCGCCGCCGTGGGAACAGTCGTTCCGCTTACGGACAATCACAACCGCGCTGACATCACCATCGAGGGAATGCCCGTGCTCAAGCCGGGAAGCTATCCGCACCCCGACTACCACGACGTCAGCTCCGATTATCTCCGCACGCTCGGAATCCCTCTTCTTCGCGGCCGCACGTTCACGGATGCGGACAACGAAAATGCGGCCCTCGTCGGAATGATCAATCAAAAACTCGCACGCGAATATTTTCCGAACGAAGATCCCATCGGGAAAAGATTTATGTCCGGCCACCTCGATCCCATGGGGAAGAATCCGCCGAAATGGATCACCATTGTCGGCGAGGTTGGCGACACAAAACTTTACGGACTCGCGAATCCCGCGCGTCTCGAAGTGTATCTGCCGTATCGGCAAGAAGCGAATAACGACATGAACCTGCTGGTGAAATCGTCCGTCGATCCCGCCGCGCTGATGAAATCGATTCGTGCAGCGATTGCCTCGATTGACAAAGATCAGCCCATCTTCGCGATTTCGACCATGAATCAACTCGTTAGCGATTCCGTCTCGACGCGAAGAATTACACTCGTGCTTCTCGGCCTTTTCAGTGCGCTCGCGCTGATTCTTGCGGCCATCGGAATTTACGGAGTGATTTCCTATTCCGTCGCGCAGCGCACGCACGAAATTGGAATTCGCATCGCGCTCGGTGCGCAGCGCAGCGATGTCTTGCGAATGGTGCTGAAACAAGGAATAAAAATCGCGCTCGTCGGAGTCGCAATCGGATTCGCTGTGTCAATCGGTCTGACGCGATTGATGGCAAGCTTGCTTTTTTCCGCGAGCGCGGACGACCCTGCAACGTTTGCGGGCGCCGCGATTCTCCTGGCGCTCGTCGCGCTGTTCGCGTGCTACATTCCGGCGCGCCGCGCACTTCGCGTGGATCCGATGATCGCGCTGCGGTACGAATGA
- a CDS encoding PilZ domain-containing protein, with protein MTERTSNPENASGEGEGSPERRVAQRHIIVALADVTEIRSGERIMAQTTQLSANGCYMGAMNTFAEGTEVRVKLSKGGQTFQTNGRVLNVHAEFGMGIVFENTPAEQQRMLDGWLAETQR; from the coding sequence ATGACGGAGAGGACTTCGAATCCGGAAAACGCGAGCGGCGAGGGCGAGGGAAGCCCAGAGCGACGCGTGGCGCAACGGCACATCATCGTGGCGCTGGCGGATGTGACGGAGATCCGCTCGGGCGAGCGCATCATGGCGCAAACGACGCAACTGAGCGCGAACGGCTGCTATATGGGCGCGATGAACACGTTCGCGGAAGGAACGGAAGTGCGCGTGAAGCTGAGCAAAGGCGGGCAGACATTTCAGACGAATGGGCGCGTGCTGAACGTTCACGCCGAATTTGGGATGGGAATCGTGTTTGAAAATACACCCGCCGAGCAGCAGCGAATGCTCGATGGATGGCTGGCGGAAACGCAGCGTTAA
- a CDS encoding alanine--glyoxylate aminotransferase family protein: MNSPIGELLPPNRLMLTPGPSQIDPRVYRAMSTPIVGHLDPWFLEMMGDLQVQLRQVFQTQNRLTFPISASGSGGIEAAVLNPLEAGDEAIICVNGVFSERMAIIAERTPAKIIRVEAPYGKPCDPDDVRRAGKGKKIKIVGVTHGESSTSVVTDLDNVRKVADELGALLVVDTVSTLAGMPINVDKTKIDICFSGSQKALSAPPGMAPITVSPRGEDVLRARKTPVQSWYFDLTTTMNYWGKERTYHHTAPISLVFAMREALRIVLEEGLEARWARHAENRDALVAGLEAMGLEMFVENPKDRQVTVTGIKVPQRVEDARLRNQLLDEFNIEIGGGFGPIKGKLWRVGLMGHGCQKNNVLLFLAALEKCLLDQNFHLPAGAGVGAAVRSYAEAHAAVATHK, encoded by the coding sequence ATGAATTCGCCGATTGGTGAGCTGCTTCCTCCGAATCGCCTGATGCTGACTCCCGGCCCTTCGCAGATTGACCCGCGCGTCTATCGCGCCATGTCCACTCCGATCGTCGGCCATCTCGATCCATGGTTCCTCGAAATGATGGGCGATCTCCAGGTCCAGCTTCGTCAGGTTTTTCAAACGCAAAATCGTCTCACGTTCCCCATATCAGCCTCTGGTTCGGGCGGCATCGAAGCCGCCGTCCTCAACCCGCTCGAAGCGGGCGATGAAGCCATCATCTGCGTCAATGGCGTTTTCAGCGAACGAATGGCCATCATCGCGGAGCGCACTCCCGCGAAAATCATCCGCGTCGAAGCGCCATACGGCAAGCCTTGCGATCCCGATGATGTCCGCCGCGCAGGCAAGGGAAAGAAAATCAAAATCGTCGGCGTCACGCACGGTGAAAGTTCCACCAGCGTTGTCACCGATCTCGATAACGTGCGCAAAGTCGCCGATGAACTCGGCGCGCTCCTCGTCGTCGACACCGTTTCCACTCTTGCCGGGATGCCCATCAACGTTGACAAGACGAAAATCGACATCTGCTTCAGCGGCTCGCAGAAGGCTTTGAGCGCACCTCCGGGAATGGCGCCTATCACCGTCAGCCCGCGCGGCGAGGATGTTCTTCGCGCGCGCAAGACGCCGGTGCAAAGCTGGTATTTCGATTTGACCACCACCATGAATTATTGGGGTAAGGAGCGCACCTATCACCATACCGCTCCCATCTCTCTCGTTTTCGCCATGCGCGAAGCGTTGCGCATCGTTCTCGAAGAAGGACTCGAAGCGCGCTGGGCGCGGCATGCCGAAAATCGCGATGCGCTGGTCGCTGGCCTCGAAGCCATGGGGCTCGAGATGTTCGTTGAAAATCCGAAGGATCGTCAGGTCACGGTCACTGGAATCAAAGTTCCGCAGAGAGTCGAAGACGCCAGGCTGCGCAATCAGTTGCTCGACGAGTTCAACATCGAAATCGGCGGCGGCTTTGGTCCGATCAAGGGCAAGCTCTGGCGCGTTGGTCTGATGGGCCACGGTTGCCAGAAAAATAATGTTCTTCTTTTTCTCGCCGCGCTCGAAAAGTGTTTGCTGGATCAGAATTTCCATTTGCCGGCCGGCGCAGGTGTTGGCGCCGCGGTTCGCAGCTACGCGGAAGCGCACGCCGCCGTCGCCACGCACAAGTAG
- a CDS encoding peptidase dimerization domain-containing protein: protein MDRTMRKLISCGMFLLLFAGICTAQETDTERHAAPGVIKQIQELERSLNIPSMVAQLTASDKNRDEVISRVQQLMNTELLPMADWITRHPEIGFTETQAVAKLTSYLRAHDFDVTIGVAGLPTAFVATYKHGTAGPNLGVILEYDALRGTQGPFHGDQHSAQGPVGMAAAVAISEFLTRTHTPGTVTVYGTPGEEMMPPDAKTVMWDAGVFKGADIIVRSHSLMVTTRPAAGFGTCCMNIDGVKYTFSGAPAHELTAWDGRNALEAVIKLFDNIDAIRASMRPEARIEGTIIEGGAAPNVVPDKTVADFYIRYPDSVYLDQITEMVNNAARAAALATGTKVKIDHYGSQRDGISVSTLAELDFAYIKQFGATGIIPEPGKPEGYEETGSVSSQIPGIEVTAKSSNFSNHTYGMLADATTEVGHSGFMIDAETEAAILYDFATRPELRSAVKTEFTRIQQLFAEYQKDLQKAYPQPTVPEPK from the coding sequence ATGGATCGGACGATGCGCAAGTTGATTTCCTGCGGAATGTTTTTGCTGTTGTTCGCCGGCATTTGCACCGCTCAAGAAACGGATACGGAGCGCCACGCCGCCCCCGGTGTCATCAAGCAAATTCAAGAGCTTGAGCGCTCGCTGAATATCCCTTCGATGGTCGCGCAACTCACGGCGTCCGACAAAAATCGTGATGAGGTCATCTCCCGCGTTCAACAACTCATGAACACCGAACTCCTTCCCATGGCCGATTGGATCACGCGCCATCCCGAAATCGGTTTCACGGAAACGCAGGCCGTCGCCAAACTCACGTCCTATCTCCGTGCGCACGATTTCGATGTCACCATCGGCGTGGCTGGCCTGCCTACGGCATTTGTCGCTACGTATAAGCACGGCACAGCCGGCCCGAACCTGGGCGTCATTCTCGAATATGACGCACTGCGCGGGACTCAGGGTCCATTTCACGGCGACCAGCACAGTGCGCAAGGCCCTGTCGGCATGGCGGCGGCCGTCGCGATTTCGGAATTCCTGACCCGCACGCACACGCCCGGAACCGTCACCGTTTACGGAACTCCCGGCGAAGAAATGATGCCTCCTGACGCCAAGACCGTCATGTGGGATGCCGGCGTCTTCAAAGGCGCGGACATTATCGTGCGCAGCCATTCGCTGATGGTAACCACGCGTCCCGCCGCCGGATTCGGTACGTGCTGCATGAACATCGATGGCGTCAAATACACGTTCTCCGGTGCTCCCGCGCACGAGTTGACTGCCTGGGACGGGCGAAACGCGCTCGAAGCGGTCATCAAGCTCTTCGATAATATCGACGCGATTCGTGCCAGCATGCGCCCCGAAGCGCGCATCGAGGGAACCATTATTGAAGGCGGCGCCGCTCCGAACGTCGTGCCGGACAAGACAGTCGCAGACTTTTACATCCGCTATCCGGATTCGGTTTATCTCGACCAGATCACCGAAATGGTCAACAACGCCGCGCGCGCCGCCGCTCTCGCCACCGGCACGAAAGTTAAGATCGATCACTATGGCTCGCAGCGCGATGGCATTTCTGTCTCCACACTCGCAGAATTGGACTTCGCCTATATAAAGCAGTTCGGCGCTACGGGCATCATTCCCGAACCGGGCAAACCGGAAGGCTACGAAGAGACCGGCAGCGTCTCGAGTCAAATCCCGGGAATCGAAGTCACAGCGAAGTCCTCAAATTTTTCCAATCACACTTACGGAATGCTCGCCGACGCCACCACCGAAGTCGGCCATTCCGGCTTTATGATCGACGCGGAAACCGAAGCTGCCATCCTCTATGATTTCGCCACGCGTCCGGAGCTGCGCAGCGCCGTAAAAACCGAGTTCACTCGCATTCAGCAGCTTTTCGCGGAATACCAAAAGGATTTGCAGAAGGCATATCCGCAGCCCACGGTTCCTGAGCCGAAGTAG